A genomic stretch from Arachis stenosperma cultivar V10309 chromosome 3, arast.V10309.gnm1.PFL2, whole genome shotgun sequence includes:
- the LOC130967464 gene encoding NADH dehydrogenase [ubiquinone] iron-sulfur protein 1, mitochondrial translates to MGLGLLASKAMRPTSRLLNSQNPRNIFIRTIVSKPELQKPEAAQAQAPPPDLPPRTPVAGARVHFPNPEDAIEVFVDGYPVKIPKGMTVLQACEVAGVDIPRFCYHSRLSIAGNCRMCLVEVEKSPKPVASCAMPALPGMKIKTDTPVAKKAREGVMEFLLMNHPLDCPICDQGGECDLQDQSMAFGSDRGRFTEMKRSVVDKNLGPLVKTVMTRCIQCTRCVRFATEVAGVQDLGMLGRGSGEEIGTYVEKLMTSELSGNVIDICPVGALTSKPFAFKARNWELKGTESIDVTDAVGSNIRIDSRGPEVMRILPRLNEDINEEWISDKTRFCYDGLKRQRLNDPMIRGPDGRFKSVSWRDALAVVAEVAHKVKPEEIVGIAGKLSDAESMIALKDFVNKMGSNNVWCEGIGENTSADLRSGYIMNTSIAGLENADVFLLVGTQPRVEAAMVNARIRKTVRATQAKVGYIGPATDFNYDHQHLGTGPQTLLEIAEGRHPFSKTISNAKNPVIIVGAGIFERKDQDAIFAAIETIAKQGKVVRPDWNGLNVLLLHAAQAAALDLGLVPQSEKSLESAKFVYLMGADDINLDKIPADSFVVYQGHHGDKSVYRANIILPAAAFSEKEGTYENTEGCTQQTLPAVPTVGDSRDDWKIIRALSEVAGIDLPYDSVGAVRARIKIVAPNLVRQDEREPATLPSSLRPTFNTKIDTTAFGTAVENFYMTDAITRASKIMAQCSALLKK, encoded by the exons ATGGGGCTGGGCTTGTTAGCTTCAAAGGCCATGAGACCCACCTCAAGGctactcaattctcaaaaccCTAGGAACATCTTCATCCGCACCATTGTCTCCAAGCCCGAGCTCCAAAAGCCCGAAGCTGCCCAGGCCCAGGCCCCTCCCCCGGATCTTCCGCCCCGGACCCCCGTTGCCGGCGCTAGGGTACACTTCCCTAACCCGGAGGACGCCATCGAGGTGTTCGTGGATGGGTACCCGGTGAAAATCCCCAAGGGCATGACTGTCCTTCAGGCCTGCGAGGTTGCCGGCGTCGACATTCCCCGCTTCTGTTACCACAGCCGCCTCTCCATCGCCGGTAACTGCCGCATGTGTCTTGTCGAGGTCGAGAAGTCTCCCAAGCCTGTTGCTTCTTGCGCCATGCCTGCTCTTCCTG GAATGAAAATTAAGACCGACACACCTGTTGCAAAGAAAGCTAGAGAAGGAGTGATGGAGTTTTTATTGATGAACCATCCACTAGATTGCCCAATTTGTGATCAAGGTGGGGAATGTGATCTTCAGGATCAGTCAATGGCTTTTGGTTCTGATCGTGGTCGGTTCACTGAAATGAAGAGATCTGTGGTAGATAAGAACCTTGGACCTTTGGTGAAGACTGTGATGACTCGTTGCATTCAATGTACAAG GTGTGTTAGGTTTGCAACAGAGGTTGCTGGGGTTCAGGATCTTGGCATGTTAGGTCGTGGCAGTGGAGAGGAGATTGGGACATATGTTGAGAAACTTATGACAAGTGAACTTTCTGGAAACGTGATAGATATCTGTCCTGTTGGAGCACTCACGTCGAAACCTTTTGCTTTTAAAGCCCGAAATTGGGAATTGAAGGGAACAGAAAGCATTGATGTTACTGATGCCGTTGGatccaatattcgaattgacaGCAGAGGACCTGAAGTCATGCGTATTCTCCCTCGTCTAAATGAG GACATAAATGAAGAATGGATTTCAGACAAGACCCGCTTTTGTTATGATGGTTTGAAGAGGCAGAGGTTAAATGACCCTATGATTCGTGGTCCTGATGGACGTTTTAAGTCTGTCAGCTGGCGCGATGCCCTTGCTGTGGTAGCTGAGGTTGCGCACAAAGTTAAACCAGAAGAAATTGTTGGAATAGCTGGCAAACTTTCCGATGCTGAGTCCATGATTGCACTAAAAGATTTTGTAAATAAGATGGGATCAAATAATGTGTGGTGTGAAGGCATTGGCGAAAATACTAGTGCAGATTTGAGATCGGGATATATTATGAATACTAGCATTGCTGGCCTTGAGAATGCAGATGTCTTTCTGTTGGTTGGTACCCAG CCAAGGGTGGAAGCTGCTATGGTTAATGCCAGAATACGCAAGACTGTCAGAGCAACTCAAGCCAAGGTTGGGTACATCGGTCCTGCTACTGATTTCAACTATGACCACCAACATCTTGGTACTGGCCCCCAAACACTACTTGAAATTGCTGAGGGCCGCCACCCATTCTCCAAGACTATATCAAATGCCAAAAACCCTGTTATCATTGTCGGTGCTGGAATCTTTGAGAGAAAGGACCAGGATGCAATTTTTGCAGCTATTGAAACCATTGCAAAACAAGGTAAGGTTGTCAGACCTGATTGGAACGGCCTTAATGTATTACTTCTTCATGCTGCCCAGGCTGCTGCACTTGACCTTGGACTTGTGCCTCAATCTGAAAAAAGTCTCGAGTCTGCAAAATTTGTATATTTGATGGGTGCCGATGATATAAACTTGGACAAGATCCCAGCtgattcttttgttgtttaTCAAGGTCACCATGGTGACAAGAGTGTTTATCGTGCCAACATCATTTTGCCAGCTGCAGCATTCAGTGAGAAGGAAGGAACCTATGAAAATACTGAAGGATGCACTCAACAAACTCTGCCTGCAGTTCCAACAGTTGGTGACTCCAGGGATGACTGGAAGATAATTCGGGCTCTGTCTGAGGTGGCTGGAATCGATTTGCCCTATGATTCAGTTGGTGCTGTTCGTGCTCGAATCAAGATTGTAGCCCCAAACCTAGTGCGCCAAGATGAGAGAGAACCAGCTACATTGCCATCTTCTCTGAGGCCAACCTTCAATACTAAGATAGATACCACTGCATTCGGGACTGCCGTAGAGAATTTCTATATGACCGATGCGATTACTAGGGCTTCCAAGATAATGGCACAGTGCAGTGCACTGTTGAAGAAATGA
- the LOC130967465 gene encoding uncharacterized protein LOC130967465: MDAETVVHTGGCHCKSVRWKVVAPSSVVALDCNCSDCSMRGNTHFVVPAVNFQLLGESSKFITTYTFGTHTAKHTFCKICGISSFYHPRSNPDGVAVTFRCVDPGTLTHIEIRKADGKNWESWFNQSDISSFSKVQK, from the coding sequence ATGGATGCTGAGACAGTGGTGCATACTGGAGGTTGCCATTGCAAGAGTGTGAGGTGGAAAGTGGTTGCTCCTTCAAGTGTTGTTGCATTGGACTGCAACTGCTCTGACTGCTCCATGAGAGGCAATACTCATTTTGTTGTGCCTGCTGTCAATTTTCAGCTTTTAGGGGAATCTTCCAAGTTTATTACAACTTATACCTTCGGCACTCACACTGCAAAGCACACATTCTGCAAGATCTGCGGTATAAGCTCGTTCTATCATCCGCGGTCGAACCCGGATGGTGTTGCGGTTACTTTCAGGTGTGTGGACCCTGGAACATTGACACACATTGAAATCAGGAAGGCTGATGGCAAGAACTGGGAGAGCTGGTTTAATCAGTCAGACATCTCTTCATTTTCAAAGGTTCAGAAGTAA